One window of Acropora palmata chromosome 1, jaAcrPala1.3, whole genome shotgun sequence genomic DNA carries:
- the LOC141895466 gene encoding uncharacterized protein LOC141895466, translating into MFALLYLLTHWSLLNLGEIPADKTCTSLPQAWSVPRGDRIEPEPVMKSSYAQAATDQVDKRKRPPVSCKLYDARSKRIKKIGWKPEIVLNLCNELGKSLKPPPFSYLLSDQEPSSVINTVIGNVPLGSYLGYQLFDRKKSQTVFNVERLVEKWLQIKVQELSPFLTYHWLI; encoded by the coding sequence ATGTTTGCCCTGTTGTACCTGTTAACTCACTGGAGTCTTCTAAATTTAGGAGAAATCCCTGCTGATAAAACATGCACTAGTTTGCCTCAAGCTTGGAGTGTTCCACGGGGGGATCGAATAGAGCCTGAACCTGTGATGAAGAGCAGCTATGCGCAAGCTGCCACTGATCAAGTTGATAAAAGGAAAAGGCCTCCAGTAAGCTGCAAACTGTATGATGCAAGGTCTAAAAGGATTAAAAAGATTGGCTGGAAACCAGAAATAGTTCTAAATCTGTGCAATGAACTTGGCAAAAGTCTCAAGCCACCCCCTTTCTCATATTTGCTAAGTGATCAAGAGCCATCTTCCGTTATCAACACTGTGATAGGCAATGTACCACTTGGGTCTTACCTTGGCTATCAGCTGTTTGACAGGAAAAAATCCCAAACTGTTTTTAATGTAGAAAGACTAGTGGAAAAATGGTTGCAAATCAAGGTGCAAGAATTGAGCCCTTTCCTGACCTACCATTGGCTAATTTGA